A window of the Cynocephalus volans isolate mCynVol1 chromosome 10, mCynVol1.pri, whole genome shotgun sequence genome harbors these coding sequences:
- the CALM3 gene encoding calmodulin-3, with amino-acid sequence MADQLTEEQIAEFKEAFSLFDKDGDGTITTKELGTVMRSLGQNPTEAELQDMINEVDADGNGTIDFPEFLTMMARKMKDTDSEEEIREAFRVFDKDGNGYISAAELRHVMTNLGEKLTDEEVDEMIREADIDGDGQVNYEEFVQMMTAK; translated from the exons ATG GCTGACCAGCTGACTGAGGAGCAGATCGCAG AGTTCAAGGAGGCCTTCTCCCTATTTGACAAGGATGGAGATGGCACTATCACCACCAAGGAGTTGGGGACAGTGATGAGATCCCTGGGACAGAATCCCACTGAAGCAGAGCTACAGGACATGATCAATGAGGTGGATGCAGATG GGAATGGGACCATTGACTTCCCAGAGTTCCTGACCATGATGGCCAGAAAGATGAAGGACACAGACAGTGAGGAGGAGATCCGAGAGGCGTTCCGTGTCTTTGACAAG GATGGGAACGGTTACATCAGCGCTGCAGAGCTGCGTCATGTAATGACGAACCTGGGGGAGAAGCTGACCGATGAGGAAGTGGATGAGATGATCAGAGAGGCTGACATCGATGGAGATGGCCAGGTCAATTATGAAG AGTTTGTACAGATGATGACTGCAAAGTGA